Proteins from a single region of Urocitellus parryii isolate mUroPar1 chromosome 4, mUroPar1.hap1, whole genome shotgun sequence:
- the LOC144254391 gene encoding olfactory receptor 10AG1-like: protein MKHQGKPTEGNITAWKEFVLLGFADVPQLQWFLFGLFFVIYMIILLGNGTILVITKVEPALQTPMYFFLGNFSFLEIYYVSVTLPRLLMNLGTQRRTISLVACATQMFCFLVLAATECFLLAVMAYDRYVAICNPLQYPLVMNHKVCIQLVAASWISGIPFQVGQTFQVFSLPYCTSNVINHFFCDISPILKLACGETFTNELMVYVAALLFVSAPFLLILISYIKIISTVLKLPSATSRAKAFSTCSSHLTVVVLFFGSAIITYLRPEASHSAETDKVLSLFYTIVTPMFNPMIYSLRNKDVIMVLRKLLGK from the coding sequence ATGAAACACCAGGGGAAACCAACAGAAGGAAACATAACTGCATGGAAGGAATTTGTCCTTTTGGGGTTTGCTGATGTGCCCCAGCTCCAGTGGTTTCTGTTTGGACTGTTCTTTGTCATCTACATGATCATCCTGCTGGGAAATGGAACCATTTTGGTAATAACAAAAGTAGAGCCTGCTCTCCAGAcccccatgtactttttccttggcaatttttcctttttggagaTCTATTATGTTTCAGTTACTCTCCCCAGATTGCTCATGAATCTCGGGACCCAGAGAAGGACTATCTCTTTGGTTGCCTGTGCTACACAGATGTTCTGCTTTCTTGTACTGGCAGCTACAGAATGCTTCCTTCTGgcagtgatggcctatgaccgctatgtggccatttgtAACCCTCTGCAGTACCCTCTGGTCATGAACCACAAGGTCTGTATCCAGCTGGTGGCTGCCTCCTGGATCAGTGGAATTCCTTTTCAGGTAGGTCAGACCTTCCAGGTTTTCTCCCTGCCATATTGTACTTCCAATGTAAtcaaccacttcttctgtgacatcTCCCCAATACTTAAGCTGGCCTGTGGGGAAACCTTCACAAATGAGCTGATGGTCTATGTGGCTGCTCTGCTGTTTGTCTCAGCCCCGTTCCTGTTAATACTCATCTCCTATATCAAAATCATCTCCACAGTCCTTAAATTGCCATCAGCCACAAGCAGAgccaaagccttctccacctgctcatCTCATCTTACAGTGGTGGTGTTATTCTTTGGATCAGCTATTATTACATATTTGAGACCTGAGGCTAGTCATTCAGCAGAAACTGACAAAGTGCTTTCTCTATTCTATACTATTGTGACTCCTATGTTTAACCCCATGATATatagcctgaggaacaaggatgtTATAATGGTGTTGAGAAAATTATTAGGGAAATAA